GCTTCATCCCCACGGGCTTCATCTCCACGGGCTTCATCCCCACGGGCTTCATCTCCACGGGCTTCATCCCCACGGGCAGCGTCTCCACCGGCCTCATCTCCACGGGCATCTCCTTCACGTGCTTCGTCTTCAAGGCAAGTGTCCACACGGGCATCATCTCCATGGGCGGTTACTGCCTTAGGTGAGGTTATTCCGTCCTGTAAAGTCTGTGGAGCTGTGCGTCGGTCAGTGAACATGGTGATCAAACACTCCTGGAATCACGTGGACGATCCGGCGCGGCTCTGTGGCGTGTGTGGCAAATGTTCGGCGTCTGCGGAGGAGCTGAGACATCACCTGCATGGTCACCAGAAGACTCACGCCTGTCCCATCTGTGGAAAGTGTTTCCTCTCCATCCACGGCCTGAAAGGACACATCGCACGACACAACGGAGAGAAGCCGTACGCATGTAAGATCTGCCACAAAGCGTTCCCTGAGAACTGGGTGCTGAACTCTCACATGATGGTCCACAGGGATAACACGTCGCACACGTGTGACGTTTGTCAAAAACCCTTCTCCTCCACGATGAAGCTCAAACTTCACCGGGCGGCGCACTCGGAGCCGGCGGCGAGAACGCGATCGCACGTCTGTGAAATCTGCAGCAAAAAGTTCCACACGTCCTGGAAGCTGAAGGCGCACGCGAGGGGCCACGGCGGGAAGTTCCTGTCCGAGTCGAAGCTGATGACTCGCGTCAAGATCCAAACTTTATAATCCACCGTGTGCAGCTCCTCATCAACCTGATCGGTTCAGCGTTTGTTACGCTCACTGacgtttttcattttgtccGAACTTTAACTGTTGCTACTGGAAAGATTGAGAGTTCAGCAACTTGTCAGTGTTTGGCTAAATTAGTGAATCGATTTTTCTAGACGTTTACAGAATTTTATTTTGGTGTATAAGTTCTTCATCACACTCTTCATTCCAAAACCTACAATTTGACATGTGTACTTTTATCTTTTTGTATGTGTGAACAAAGTTTGTTCCAAAATATGTTCAACTTCCAAAATATGTTCAACTTCCAAAATATGTTCAACTTCCAAAATATGTTCAACTGTTCAATATGTGATGCTTGATGCGTAAATGACGCTACGTTACTCTgccctgttttttatttgggaATAAAACATCAAAGATTCTACATTgaactgtttattttgttgtttttctagaTTCAGATTTTGACgtgtgtaatttgtgtttcttgtgCACAAACTCCTCTAgtaaattttaattttaattgatgatgaaaatgataaGAAATCATAAACACcggatattttttatttaaacgtCCCTGCGAGACTTTTTTTCAACAGGGTGGAACCGATGCCGTTGTGTCGGCTTCCAGTCGGACGATTATTGCGGCTGCACCAATACCTGGAACCATTCGCCTCACGGGAATCGAACCGAAAACAAACCCGACGACATGTGGACGGACAGAAGCTCCGTGGAAATGTCGAAGAGTGAGATCCTGAGGGGCATCATCACCGAGAAGCTGAGCACCGCCGCCCGGGAGATCCTGGCCGTGGTGGAGAGGACCGTGTCCGGGTACGAGGAGGAGGCTGCGGGCTTCAggctggaggtggagcagcagaggaggcagcTGGAGGCGCTGCTGCAGCCGCGGGTCCGACTGGAGAGAAGCGGTCAGGACATCCCAtaatgatcatttaaaaaacactaaatagTTCAAGTCCCTTTATTCTGACAGCCCCACccctacttcctgtttacactcgCATCAACACGGAGGCGTCTGTCCCTTCAGCCACAAATCAGAGCATCACATTCTTTAAATAGTccgatttaaatataaaacagctGTAATCTCTTTATTAACTCTTTCACAAAGATGTGAAGTTTGTGATCACAAAGAAAATACACGTTAATACAGAGAAATACACGTTTATAACAGAAAATACACGTTCATGATgtgatttatagttttttttacgTTTGCATAAACTAAACTTTATTCAGTCTGtgctttgtatttattataaaaaagcCCTGAACCAAGATGTGGACGGCCATGATGTGGTTGTTAtcaatgaagaggaggaagaggaggaggaggaggaagaggagcacacacagcagccaggTTTGTTCTCCTCCGGTCCGCGGGCCCACGGAGGTCAGGGTCCtctctttgtttacatttgttaaAGCTCAGTCTAAACTAAAGCACAGATTCAGGATCTGCTGAGTTGatattattatgaattatgaTTCTTGATATCATTCCCATTAATTATCACGACTGTGGTGGTGGCGCCATCTTGTCATTCCTCCTGCTCCAGTTCCCTAATGAACCCAAACGTTTAATTACACCtctcataataacataagaaATCTCCTGCCTCACACTGGACTTGATTTGACTCTGTCCAGATGTGGAGGACACCGGGGGACTCAGCGTCCTCTgggacgatgatgatgatgatgatgatgatgatgtccaTTGGGGtcaagatgaagaggagcacATGAAACCAACAACAAGCTCCCGAAAGAAACGAGAAGATGTTCTGGACCCCGATTATCAAATCCCGTCAAGGTTACAGATCTCATTAGAACCTGGAGATTACACTCTGTTGATTATATTTAATGATAAaacttgaccaatcacaactgATGCTGTTTTGTCGTCACGTGGTCCAGGACGTTCACACCCAGGGTTCAGTCTGGCAGGAGGAAGCTCGGCAGACCTCGAATCCTGGACACACCGAACCACGTGGATCTCAGGATCCGCATCCTGGAGGACTCGCACACCGACCTGCTCACGAGGAACGGTTGGTTTTGGGCATTTCACTCGACAGATACTCAATCAAAGGAGAATTCTGGTATTTATCACATCGGGGTCTATGTTTGAAAACATGTGGACTGTCACAGTTTCCCCAGGACATCCCAGTGTAACCACTACTGCTGTGAGGATCCACTGGACTGAATTTAAACATAGGTCCCAAGTGGAAAACTAATGAAATTCTCATGTTTAAGTTCTGTTATCAATCCAAGTATCAAATCCCGTCTCAgcttttatctttaaatattttaaactttgatgAATATTAGTGGATAAATACTCAAATTAAAATCTTCTGGTCCTTGTtccttttgttgtttccagttTGATTCCTCGGCTCATGAAGACGTTTCCTCTGCTCCAGTGTTTCAGACATGTcccctgcaggagctgcagtgtCCTCGCGGTCTCCAGGAGACGGACTTCCTGCGCCTGCTCAGGTCCACCTTCCCTCAGCTGGCGGCCGATCGACCGTTTGACGTCTTCACGACCGACaggagcaggaagctgcagcgCCTGAGGGTCCGGACGCTGACGCCGGAGGAGATCCACCGGAGCATCGGGTCGACCGGAGCAGGAAGGTCCGCCCTCTACATCCGACCCAAGGTTTGATTTCACTCACGACACCTTAATTATCCTTGAGGTGTTTTATACTGATCTGGTCCATTAGTAAAATCTACATGTGAAAAGAAGAGTTCAGGAATGTTTGTTGCCCTGTTTTATAAAAgtggagaagaaaataaagctgcagtggttgttgttttttatgaaagTTGTTTGTGAACACATGTTTTGACAGAGTGGGGACGATCCTCTGATCAGCTCTGGAGACCTTCATCCTCTGCAGAGACAAGACGCCATCAGAGATTCTGCGTCCAGCTCCGTGACGCTGACGGACGATCAAACCGAAATGTACGAGAGGTAAAGAAACATCAAAACTATCGGAGATGAGTTTCCTGACGTTAAAATATCCTTTCTAATGAAGTCCagttatgaaaatgtaaaatatgaagatttcTGTCAATTGTCTTTCAGCTCGTCGTCTCCCAGAGGTCAGTCTGAGAAGAGGAGGCGTGGCCGACCTCGGCTCAGTGACTCATCCGATCACCACTCTCTCAGGATCTGCTTGGTGGAGGATTCCCCCTCGGGCGTGCTCTCCAAAAGCGGTAAATGCAAAAAGATTTAATCCGACTCCTCCTTGTAAATAAGTGTTCTGTTCGTCTGacgtgtttctctctgtttcagtgTTGATGAAATCCTCAGTCCAGAACCTGAAGTGTCCTCGAGGGCTCCAGGAGCCGGACTTCCTGGACCTGTTGAAGTCCACCTTCCCTCAACTGACTGGAGACAACAACATGTTTGACGTGTTCAAATCCGACAGGAGCAGGAAACTCCAGCGGCTCAGAGTCCGGACCCTGACACCAGAGGACATCTGCAGGAGCCTGAAGTCCACTGGGATTGAAAGAACCCTGCTCTACATCAAACAGAAGGTAAACACTGTTTGTAGGATGTTACAGTCTAGTTTTGTAGAAATGTTAATTTGTGCAAAAACATTCTCATagactgaagaggaagaggaagaggaggaggaggaagaggaggaagatttcCAACTCTTACCGAGAAAGGTCGAGGCCACAGAGGATTCTCAGTCCGCTGTCACCAGGGTGGTGACCAGTGGAGAAGCAGGAAGTGGTTCAAGGTAAAGTCAGAGTTATTTTATTCTGAAGTCAACACTTATCTCTTTCATACAAACTCGtacataaataaacagtcaacacagtttttgtttgtttgctcaaCAGCAGCtcaacatcacaacacaacgTGGATCCTGAAGAAGCTGCTGAGAGCGAAGTGGCCTCCAGCAAGGAGAGACATGAGGACAGAGACGACTGGAAACCCGACATGGAGTCTCCGAGGAGGCGGCGGCCCAAACCGTACGTGGTGGAGAGAAGTAAGACGCCGTGCAGAGTGTGTGGCGTCTGGTACAAGGTCCTCGGCAGCTTGATCAAACACGCCTGGAGCCACGTGGACGAGTCGCCGGGCGCCTGCGGAGTCTGCGGCGAACGTCCTGAATCTGTCGAAGAGTTAAAGACACACCTCAGAAACCAACACCGGACTCACACCTGCTCACACTGTGGGAAGTCCTTCTCCACCGTCACCGGCCTCAGCATCCACGCCACGCTGCACACGGGGAACCGACCCTTCAAGTGCGAGCACTGCGGCAAAGCCTTCGCTTACCGGTCCAGTCTGAGCGTGCACCACTGGGTTCACGTGGCCGACAAACCGCACAAGTGTGACATCTGTCCCAAAGCGTTCGGCCTGATGGCGCAGCTCAAAGCTCACAGGACGACACACACCAGTCGAGACCAGTACCAGTGCAACGTCTGCGGTAAACTGGTCTGCGACCTGCGGTCTCTGTCTCGCCACAAGGCCACGCACTCGGGCGAGAGACGCTTCGGCTGCGACGTGTGTGGGAAACGTTTCAAACTTCCCTTCACGCTGAAGTCACACGAGAAGATCCACACGGTCCGAGAGCGGACGTACCTCTGCCACATCTGCTGCAAGACCTTCCTGTCCAACTGCGCCCTGACCATGCACATGAGGACGCACAGCGGCGAGCGGCCGTTCCTCTGCAGCGTCTGCAGCAAGGGCTTCATCTCCAACGGGCAGCTGAAGGCCCACATGCGGGTGCACACGGGCGAGGCGCCGTACGGCTGCTCCGAGTGCGGCCGCTTCTTCAAAAGCAAGACTCACCTGAAGAACCACATCGGGAGCCACTCGGGCATCAAACTGTTCGTCTGCGCCGTCTGTGGGAAAGCGTGTTCCCGGCAGGAGCACCTGACCGTCCACATGAGGACGCACAACGGAGAGCGACCGTACAAGTGTTCGCTGTGCGACAAAGCGTTCACTCAGAGCCACTGTCTGAAAACTCACATGAAGAGCCACAGCgcggaggaaaagaagttcCTGAGTCCGAACACCTGAACGCAGTTTAAGAAACAAATGTCACTTTTTGCACTTAAGATGATTTGTAACTGATTTGAAGAGATCAAGATTAATCATAATTTTTATATCCTTAAAAATGGTCCGGATCTAAAGCTTGTAGCTGTAGCAACAAGTTATTTTAACACATGTCGAGATCACTCCTGCAAAACATTAACGTCCcttaatgattattattactgtAGCTCGTGTTGCATTCAGGGGGAGTGGGAAAAGAGATGTTTCCTCCAATCAGATTGAATCTTTATCGAACATGATCCTTCATTTCTTAACTACTCTCAAATCCCACTTGCTCCTGAAGGCAGCATATGACGTGCTTCTTTACAGCAGtaataatataatcttcattttgtgctttttttctaCGACGTACCTTCCCGGTTGTTGGCGTCACGGCAGCTCCAGCATGTTGTGTTCCTCCAGGATTCGTTGGGTTCGCGTGTGCACGAGCATCAGGGCGTGGATGATGACACGCAGCACGGGCGTGGCCTCACTCTGGTTCtgaacacacaccagctgcAGGAAGTACTGTCGGTCAGGGAGGGCAAGGAACGCGAACTCGGCCGCCTGGCGGAGCACCCAGGGGTGGTGGGGGGCCAACGCCACCTGGTAGGCGTCTCTGAGGTTAAAGAGACATGTGTCAGTGGAAGGTTTATTTTATGCACTAGttgaaaacagaggaggagggggctacCTGCTCAGCTCTCCGGGGGTTTTGTATTGTCCGTCTGCGTCGGGTCCTTCAGACAAACCCTCTAACATCAGCTTGAGCCACAGCAGAGACCGATGCAGCCTCAGCAGCGTCCGGCAGCCCGAGTCCGTGTGGCGCGAGAAGTCCACCACGCCCGCTTTCAGCTCCGCCTCCACCATAGATCGAACCGAGCGGTACGCCTCGAGGGAACACAGATGCAAACTGACCTCAAACCAGCTCTGTTTGTGAGCAGACGTGTTTTATATGAGTCGTGTGTCTCACCCCGGTTTTGAGTCCAAACGATGGGGGGGTTTGTCCCTGATAGACGTCTGCGCTGTGTTTGAGTGACAGGGCTCGGATCTGCACGACCTTCTCGTTCACCTTCATGGAGAATAAACTCACCATCGTCCCCAGAGACTCCATGAAACTGAAAGACACGTAAAGATGAAGatgtttgttcatttattaacaatatactttgactttttatcagATTTCAGACGACATTCTATCATGTGACTTCTTATTTCAGACATTTTGACGTAACCTTTTTAACGTTTCATTTATCAATCCCTTTCTCAACCTAGTGACTTACATCTCTTTTGACTTACTCCACTTTTAACATCTTGTTTTATTATGTAACCTTTTATTTGACCTGTATCCTTTTTACCTCTCTTTTAGTGTTTAAACCTCAGTTCTGTATCTGTCTTTGCTcacgtgtgtgtatttacttGAGGAGCTGGTCCCAGCTCTGCAGGTACGGCTCCAGAAGGACATCATCGTCCTCCTCGTCTGACAGACTGGACctcaggtgcagcagcagctctcgaACCTGGAACTTCTGACCCGGACACTCCTTTGTGAGGAGCGTGGGTTCGTCCTCCTGCAGGAAGTCCCCGGGGGCCAGCGGAGGTTCCGGCTGAAGGAGGAAGAATAAAGTTCACACATAGAACAGCTTCATATTGTAAACATACTAAATCAAGTTAAAAGATGTATCTTCACTCATTTACACTTTCAGTAAAGTGATTATTTCTTTGATTCTACCATCTTGTCCTTGTGCAAGTTCTTTTAAAAGCTGCTTGTGCAAcacgtgtgtttgtctgaagaaGACGGAGCAAAAGAGTTTCTCTAAattcacactgtgtgtgtgtgtgtgtgtgtgtgtgtgtgtgtgtgtgtgtgtgtgtgtgtgtgtgtgtgtgtgtgtgtgtgtgtgtgtgtgtgtgtgtgtgtgtgtgtgtgtgtgtgtgtgtgtgtgtgtgtgtgtgtgtgtgtgtgtgtgtgtgtgtgtgtgtgtgtgtgtgtgtgtgtgtgtgtgtgtgtgtgtgtaccgtTTGTTGGTAAGAACGTATACATGGCTGCCAGGAGCTGCCACAGTCTCTGACTCCGCCTTGagctgaggagaaaaataaagtgCATCGTGATTTTCGGACTCGACACTGAGTCATACTttcaatattataattattattattattatccaagCTTTTATTGGGATTTTTATGACTTAAGATTCCAGACATCAGGTTTCagttctttctttgttttatctttttgtgCAGCAAATTGTAAATTTGGTCGGATTTGAAcaaattttattaaatattattaataaacaaaacagaacaaaaattaATTACAATGCTGAAATAACTGTTGTCGAGCAGAAGAAGTATCCAGTAGCATCACTTGAAAATATTCTTGTACAAGCATCCTAAACTGGGATAACTGGTGGTGTTGGAGCCAACATGGCCGACCAGTTTCAGAGACACTCACGTAGCCACAAGGAGCTGACAAAGAGGAACAGAGCCAACATGGCCGCCAGCAGCAGGTAACGAAGCAGTGGCGTCCGTCTGAGGATAACCATGGCGACCCTAAAGTACTCTCGTTTCCACTGagcacacaaaaatgaaaacaaacacacagttaacaCAAACTCTCCCTCACTCACTGTCGCTCTCCGTCTCCTGCTGGGGTTAAAGGTCgatccctctctcgctccctccggCACGggacgtacaaacacacacatgccggGACGACCTTTGCACTTGACCTTCGTCCCACAGGAAGTTGAGCTCAGACGATTGTGTCACAAACAGGGAGGCGGGTCAACTCACTTCCTGAAGCAAAGTTCTGAATTAGCTCGATCATTTATTCACCGACCAAAAGTaaacaagaaataaacatttgtggTTATTTTGCATCTTTGTCGTCTTTAACATCACATGATCAGATTATTTGATCTCATTTTAAACTAATTGTTAAATCCTGTGAAACTAAGTCCGAGGTAACTCACCCTCTAGTGGACGTTAGAGGAACTGCAGCTTCAGACATTTCCAATGTGGTCTTATTTTTCCAGCCTGGTTCCGTTCCTCTGGATCGCCAATCACGATGTTGTCGTTTTCATCAAACAAAGACGTTTTAAAagaacagcgccctctgctggttctgCCAGTCGAGCGCTTTGTTCATTAATAACACAAAAGTTTtgacaaactgcagagaaaaagtTTTATTGATGATGATATGACACATGAAGGTTCTAAACACATGATGGTTTCACTTTTACATCAACtctgaatgattgattgattgatctctTTGGCGTATGAATCTGTGTTTTGTGCTTGTGCAAAAATATTTGTGcatactttttttttgcttatttctctctttttgtaatcataattaattattgatattttaataataagTAAGATTTAAGGTTTTCTGTGACTACACTACACATAAAATGGAATAAGAAGGATTTATTTAAATCCTTAATGGTGCTACTGTCGTTTTAAAGGGTGCATACGTAAAACTAACAGCTAGTGAGAGA
This sequence is a window from Platichthys flesus chromosome 24, fPlaFle2.1, whole genome shotgun sequence. Protein-coding genes within it:
- the LOC133949604 gene encoding zinc finger and SCAN domain-containing protein 26-like isoform X1, which translates into the protein MWTDRSSVEMSKSEILRGIITEKLSTAAREILAVVERTVSGYEEEAAGFRLEVEQQRRQLEALLQPRVRLERSALNQDVDGHDVVVINEEEEEEEEEEEEHTQQPDVEDTGGLSVLWDDDDDDDDDDVHWGQDEEEHMKPTTSSRKKREDVLDPDYQIPSRTFTPRVQSGRRKLGRPRILDTPNHVDLRIRILEDSHTDLLTRNVFQTCPLQELQCPRGLQETDFLRLLRSTFPQLAADRPFDVFTTDRSRKLQRLRVRTLTPEEIHRSIGSTGAGRSALYIRPKSGDDPLISSGDLHPLQRQDAIRDSASSSVTLTDDQTEMYESSSSPRGQSEKRRRGRPRLSDSSDHHSLRICLVEDSPSGVLSKSVLMKSSVQNLKCPRGLQEPDFLDLLKSTFPQLTGDNNMFDVFKSDRSRKLQRLRVRTLTPEDICRSLKSTGIERTLLYIKQKTEEEEEEEEEEEEEDFQLLPRKVEATEDSQSAVTRVVTSGEAGSGSSSSTSQHNVDPEEAAESEVASSKERHEDRDDWKPDMESPRRRRPKPYVVERSKTPCRVCGVWYKVLGSLIKHAWSHVDESPGACGVCGERPESVEELKTHLRNQHRTHTCSHCGKSFSTVTGLSIHATLHTGNRPFKCEHCGKAFAYRSSLSVHHWVHVADKPHKCDICPKAFGLMAQLKAHRTTHTSRDQYQCNVCGKLVCDLRSLSRHKATHSGERRFGCDVCGKRFKLPFTLKSHEKIHTVRERTYLCHICCKTFLSNCALTMHMRTHSGERPFLCSVCSKGFISNGQLKAHMRVHTGEAPYGCSECGRFFKSKTHLKNHIGSHSGIKLFVCAVCGKACSRQEHLTVHMRTHNGERPYKCSLCDKAFTQSHCLKTHMKSHSAEEKKFLSPNT
- the LOC133949604 gene encoding zinc finger and SCAN domain-containing protein 26-like isoform X2, with translation MWTDRSSVEMSKSEILRGIITEKLSTAAREILAVVERTVSGYEEEAAGFRLEVEQQRRQLEALLQPRVRLERSALNQDVDGHDVVVINEEEEEEEEEEEEHTQQPDVEDTGGLSVLWDDDDDDDDDDVHWGQDEEEHMKPTTSSRKKREDVLDPDYQIPSRTFTPRVQSGRRKLGRPRILDTPNHVDLRIRILEDSHTDLLTRNVFQTCPLQELQCPRGLQETDFLRLLRSTFPQLAADRPFDVFTTDRSRKLQRLRVRTLTPEEIHRSIGSTGAGRSALYIRPKSGDDPLISSGDLHPLQRQDAIRDSASSSVTLTDDQTEISSSPRGQSEKRRRGRPRLSDSSDHHSLRICLVEDSPSGVLSKSVLMKSSVQNLKCPRGLQEPDFLDLLKSTFPQLTGDNNMFDVFKSDRSRKLQRLRVRTLTPEDICRSLKSTGIERTLLYIKQKTEEEEEEEEEEEEEDFQLLPRKVEATEDSQSAVTRVVTSGEAGSGSSSSTSQHNVDPEEAAESEVASSKERHEDRDDWKPDMESPRRRRPKPYVVERSKTPCRVCGVWYKVLGSLIKHAWSHVDESPGACGVCGERPESVEELKTHLRNQHRTHTCSHCGKSFSTVTGLSIHATLHTGNRPFKCEHCGKAFAYRSSLSVHHWVHVADKPHKCDICPKAFGLMAQLKAHRTTHTSRDQYQCNVCGKLVCDLRSLSRHKATHSGERRFGCDVCGKRFKLPFTLKSHEKIHTVRERTYLCHICCKTFLSNCALTMHMRTHSGERPFLCSVCSKGFISNGQLKAHMRVHTGEAPYGCSECGRFFKSKTHLKNHIGSHSGIKLFVCAVCGKACSRQEHLTVHMRTHNGERPYKCSLCDKAFTQSHCLKTHMKSHSAEEKKFLSPNT
- the LOC133949648 gene encoding ceramide-1-phosphate transfer protein-like gives rise to the protein MCVFVRPVPEGAREGSTFNPSRRRRATVSEGEFVLTVCLFSFLCAQWKREYFRVAMVILRRTPLLRYLLLAAMLALFLFVSSLWLPQGGVRDCGSSWQPCIRSYQQTPEPPLAPGDFLQEDEPTLLTKECPGQKFQVRELLLHLRSSLSDEEDDDVLLEPYLQSWDQLLNFMESLGTMVSLFSMKVNEKVVQIRALSLKHSADVYQGQTPPSFGLKTGAYRSVRSMVEAELKAGVVDFSRHTDSGCRTLLRLHRSLLWLKLMLEGLSEGPDADGQYKTPGELSRDAYQVALAPHHPWVLRQAAEFAFLALPDRQYFLQLVCVQNQSEATPVLRVIIHALMLVHTRTQRILEEHNMLELP